In Leclercia pneumoniae, the genomic window GCGTCTGGCGAAGGAAGTGGCGAAAGTCGACGTGGAAATTGGCAAAATCGAAAGCAAACTGGCGAACGAAGGCTTTGTCGCCCGCGCGCCGGAAGCGGTCATCGCCAAAGAGCGTGAGCGTCTGGTTGCTTTCGCCGATGCAAAAACCAAACTGATTGAGCAGCAGGCGGTTATCGCAGCCCTGTAATGCTTTTACCCCTTACGCTTCAGGGCGTAAGGGGTTTCCTCCCTGAAAACTCCTCGCTTGCACTCCCTTTGCTCCGGTGCTATTAACAGCAGCTGTGTGTCAATTTTTGTCATGAGTAATGCTATGAGCGTGATTGCCCCCGTCGCGACGACGATGCGTCGTATCACTGAACAGGACAACCCGGCTATCGCCGCCGTTATCCGCACCGTTTCCGCCGAATATGGCCTCACGGCCGATAAAGGCTACACCGTAGCCGATCCAAACCTCGATGAGCTGTTCCAGCTATACAGCCAGCCGGGCCACGCCTACTGGATCATTGAGCAGGCAGGCAAGGTTGTGGGCGGTGGCGGCGTGGCGCCTTTGACCTGCAGCGAGCCCGA contains:
- a CDS encoding GNAT family N-acetyltransferase, which codes for MSVIAPVATTMRRITEQDNPAIAAVIRTVSAEYGLTADKGYTVADPNLDELFQLYSQPGHAYWIIEQAGKVVGGGGVAPLTCSEPDICELQKMYFLPAIRGQGLAKKLALVALEHARAEGFTRCYLETTAFLKEAIGLYEHLGFEHIDAPLGCTGHVDCEVRMLKTL